Below is a genomic region from Hevea brasiliensis isolate MT/VB/25A 57/8 chromosome 3, ASM3005281v1, whole genome shotgun sequence.
ccctccatttttgttcttcttaaagcttgattttccaagctttctcctccccaaaacccatagacctcttcacaaaaaatttagcccacaccataaggaagctttagatacccataagaagaagaaagattaaagtttgaagtgggtcacaagaggttagtgcactaatctctcttcttctctttattaaacatgaaaagcatgtttagctaagcataaataccattaaaacaaaaagaaaatctagaggaaagaacccttgaatttttggcagccatggaactagaAGTTTATtgtttttaagtgatgaaaaatggttccatgagaatgtataattagttgaaatgtttgggtgtttgattgtgtagtgtttgtgtaaatttgaaactttgaaaattagggtttgtgtaaatgttgaggactttgtgtaaaatgttgaaattgacctattgggatgagattgttgcttatagaagtgtattgcatgcaaattgaagtaagaaagttggaggagattgagttttggaagtgttaattttctgcaggttgtgtttgttgagggcagtgtacattttaggccataaataaaattgtatgatcccaattggtatgaggccaattggaggtgaaactagacccaaaatagcccattttccatgaagaaaccatgcccaaattctgtccaaaacttaagCTAATACtgtccaaattcggatttccctgcacccaatccagaaaatgaccaaatgaacagtacgtgttcatttggtgataactctctctatactggtccaaatgacctaaaattttacccacggaaattttagacatagggctacacttttcatggagaccacttaacccagttttgcccttaaccaattcaaattgttagcacaagttgggtcactgaaactgccaacccagaaaatgaccaaatgaacagtacgtgttcatttggtcataactctctctatactggtccatatGACCTaacattttacccatggaaagtttagacatagggatacacgtttcatgaagaccacttaacccagttttgcctttaaccaattcaaattgttagcaaaatttgggtcactgaaactgtcaacccagaaaatgaccaaatgaatagtacgtgttcatttggtcataactctctctatagtggtccaaataacctaaaattttacccatggaaagtttagacatagggatacacttttcatggagaccacttaacccagttttgcctttaactaattcaaattgttagcataagttgagtcactgaaactgccaacccagaaaatgaccaaatgaacagtacgtgttcatttggtcataactctctctatactggtccaaatgacctaaacttttacccatggaaagtttaacatagggctacacttttcatgaagaccacttaacccagttttgcctttaaccaatccaaattgttagcacaatttgggtcactgaaactgccaacccagaaaatgtcccaaaatactattcctttggtattttgaccataacttgagttctataaccccaaactcagtaattcaaaaactgaaattcaagtttaaacatagaggagcaattgttatggaggagttgtgactaaatagacatcccaacctagtcaaattcctagataaagataatacatcaacatgaacctaaagaaaggttcataggaaaaatgctatatatgataattaaaatactcataaggagaattaaatattaataatgatatgaatatgtaaattaggactaatgtcctatttatatgaaattaatggtaccaatgaacagtaataaaaaaaaatagtaacagttaatagtgctaaattaattgcccatagtatacctagacttatttatttagttggataaattggtataccaattagggactacagatagtagtactgcctaccgagaaaatcaatAACTGACAATATGTGTATGGTATGAtttttctacaggctatatgcctacttacgggccattgtgcctactttatttctggctttacaagcctgacagcgggtctcgtgcccgacagctagcctcgtgcctgacagacgtatacttgttagacatatggctgtctaaccagtatacacccgtgcatccatcttttataatttgttataggttttcttgggtgctgataaaaaaaattaattaagacttaaaatacaataagtaatagtAAAAGATCCGGATAacgttaattatttccaaagagcaataaaaatgtaaaagacccagaaattatgagttgcatatattgttttaaattattaaattattgttattataaattatgcaccactaagcgttatgcttagtgcgttggttttccatcgcgtaggtattaaAGATCAGTCCCAGTAGCCGCAacagccgcagcagcagcaccagtagttcactgacagagctctgatcagatctgccattgtccagagtcacctcaccggtcttttgtattttggtagggcccatgtatagactagtattttggttcattatgtttagtcatgatgtaattactagtttatgatgtatttcattttggatttgaaattaaacttgagattaaaATGaacacttgtaatttattatctatgaatttccatatgaatgcaatagaagatacttcattttgagatctcataaatatttatgaatgatatgataaaagagaatatgatatggaaatatgtgagatgactatgaaaatGTTAACAGgtaatagtggaacccgccagattctaataaaacagaggaggatctgtccgggtctccacagaaataagatatataaaaaaaaaatttctacacataaatttcttgatttaaatgacattaaaaattacaatagacatgacaagataagatagggtgctccagcaccgaatgtggcactcatcgctcggctacactgtagacgggtgaggggcgtcacataTAGATTATTTTTAGAAATTTAATTTGACATTGTAATTGTAAAGAGTGtaagagagaaataaagttaacaGGTACATAACAAAATTAGAAAACAATATTATTAACATAACGTGTATTGttaacaaaatattttaaaatgttgttgatgaaacatcaaatgtttaaaaaataaaaaattagaaaaatcatAGATTTTGTCCGAAGATTAAGTGCAtagtttattaaattttattttttcatattaaaatataatattttgataTGTTTAATAAAAAGTTTGCATAAagctaaaatttacaaaaacctaaattattatattttaagatCATAAAAAATTTCATAGAAAAATGAGTTAATAATATATTACATTATTTAAATGTAGGAAAATTTAATATAACTTATACAATTAAGAAAATatataagaataaaataaaaattttgaaatataaataaTGCACAAAAATAAAAGTATAGTAATTAtaggtaatttttatttttaaaaaaactaattgaatatcgtgatttaaaaaatttacataaattataagaaaatataatataaattatacaaTTAGGAAAATATTCAAtagatgataaaaaaaattgaaatatataaaaaaatagtaattatacataattttaattttattaaataaaatagttacatatcgtgattaaaaaaatttacatgAACCAAAAGTAATAGTTTAACTTTCTCAAAAAATTCATAGAAAATTCAAACCAACGTCTtgcctaaaaattaaaaatatagtaaTTATATGTTcggtaatttttaattttaaaaaaatacactAGTTTAAtgtaatgattaaaaaaatacaatatttatttttttgaatatttAATTAGAATTGCTCAACCCAACTATCCCTATGGAAGCAGTTGTAGCAATTCTTACTGGTTGTAAAAATTCCAATGAAAATCCTTTATCATCCTTATAGATGGCAATGGGCTAGGCTTTGGCTGGTTGTGTATAAGGCCAAATCATAATAGGATGGGATTTGGGACAAGTTCGACTTAGTTAAATTAATACTATTAATGGGTTCCATTAGTGTTCGGATTTTATCGGGTTGGTATCTGACACCTGAACCcattcatataaatatttaatttaatttaatttaatagaaaataaatgttttttataataatgtatgtaaattttaatttatagctTTTTTCATGCTTTATTAAAATAATACCTTTTTTTTAATCAGAAAATGTCAAttccatttttttttaatgtatgtAAATAGTTGATCCATGGTCAAAACCACAATGTTGCTCAATGTGGGATCCGTCGAATGAGTTTGAAGTTGGAATGATATTCCCTTCTAGAGAAGCTGTCCAAAAAGCTGCCAAAGAATATCATTTACTTAGGCACAATGAGTTTTGTTATGAAGAGACAAAGAGCAGAACATATGCTATCAGGTGCAAAGATAGAAAGAGCAATTGTAAGTGGAGAATGCGTGCGTCTCGTTGGGAAGGATCTGATATATGGAAAGTTACTAGATATAACGGACTCCATACATGTGTTAATCCATCAATCTCACAAGACCATAAGCAATTGGATAGCAGATTTATATTTGATTTCATCCTTGCAATTGTACGAGAACAACCAAATGTGAAGATATCTGCATTGCAAGCAGAAATCAAAGATAAGGTTGGATATATGCCGAGTTATCGGAAGACATGGAAGGCTAGACACGATGCAATTGTGAAGATCTTTGGTGGTTGGGAGGAATCTTTTACAAGATTGCGGCAATTCATGCTTGCTTTGTGCAAACACAGCCCTAATTCTGCATTTTTAATTGAAGATGACCCTCTATTTGTTAATAATAAATTACAACTCGATTATCGGGTTTTCAACAGAATGTTTTGGGCATTGAAACAAACAATTGAAGGTTTCAAGCACTGTCGCCCTATTATTTTCATAGCCTCAACATTTTTATATGGAAAGTACAAAGGGTGTTTATTTTGTGCTCCAGCATTGGACGGTAATAACCATATTTTTTCCATTGCTTAGGCAACAGTTGATTGTGAAAACACAAGGAATTAGGATTGGTTCATGTATTGTTTACGGGTGTTTATGACTAATCATTCTAATATTTGTGTTATATCAGACAGGCATATTGGCATTAAAAAGGCAATGCAGCAAGATTGGTGGCGGCCTCCTGATGGACATCATCGATATTATTTAAGACACATATTGAGCAATTATAACACGAAGTTCAAAAATACTGACATGAAAGAAGCTCTTCGAAAGGCAGGTTAGTTTTTAGAAGATTAGTATTTATATGGTAatgttaattgaagtttcaatgtCACAAAGTAATTATATGTTACATTTATTTTGTAACAGCTcaccaaattttaaaaaaaaaataaattttatgaggCTATGAACACAATCAAGACTGAGCATCCAGACACGTTTGAATGGACCAAAAAGATACCTTTGGAAAATTGGACACGTTCTCATGATGGAGGGAAAAGGTATGGCAACATGACAACCAATACCATTGAGTCAGTTAATGGAATGCTGAAGGAGATCCGTGCATTACCAACTTCTGCATTCCATTAACTGCAATGGTAGAGAAAATATTTTTCCAGTGTGTCGAATATTTTGATACACGTCGCATGACATTTCGTGAACAACTACTACAGGGCTCAACTTAACCCCAGCATGTCgtcaaatttttggtgaaaatttaaaTGAAGCAAACTCACTTAATTTTAGGTTGTTTAACTGTGATTGTAGTGAATTTGAAGTTTGGAAGGGTACATCTGGGAAGAAGCACATTGTCAGACTTCATGAAAGGACATGCACGTGTGGAAAGTTTCAAGAGATACGCATTCCATGTTCCCATGTCATAGCAGCATGCCAATCAAAGTCAATTAATTATGAGCAATATGTTTCAAATTATTATATGTTGGAGCAAACACTTAAGTGCTATGAGTGGCAATTTCATGTACTTGGACATCATGATGATTGCCCAATAGACAATGATCCAATTCTTGTGTCAAACCTGACGCGGAAAAGATTTAAAGGAAGACCAAAATCCTCAAGAATGAATAATGAAATGGATTGGAGTGTGAATAGAAAAGTTTGGGAGACATCTAATATCCATTGTTCGCTCTGTCGTGAACAAGGACACAAAAAAAATAATTGTCTAATGCGAAAAAACACCATTAGTTAATTATGTTACTCTTTTAAAATAGTAATGTATTGAACAAACCATCCAATTGTCGTGTAATTTATTTGATGTTTATGATATTGGTTTTCTACTGTAAAGGAAAGAAAGTATCAAAACAAGGAAAATATAATAAGAATTTAAAGGTGAAAACGAATAAAATAGgcctattgaaaaaaaaaatgctaaacTTTATTGCGTTTGGAACATCTGTCCTACCCAGCGTTTGGAACAAGCTGGTTAAAGGCATAGAGATACAGTGGAGTCCAAGAAGACGTTAGACATGGCTCAAGGCAACCATACATTCAGGGATTGAGAGGAAGGATCTCTTGGTCACGCCCAAGCTATTGTTAGgagagagcagttttcggtttaaatcgaaaaatcgaaccgaactgattcaattcggttcaatcagttcgattttaaaattcaatcggttgggttcggttcggtttataattttgataatttcggttaatcggtttggttcggttatttccataaaaaaataaaaaaaaaaatcgaaccgaaccgaaattattaatatatataggaaatcaaagaaaattgaatcgaactgaattgaatcaaaccgaatcgaaccgaaccgaaatcaaagaaaatcgaaccgaaccttaagattttttagttttggtttctatattttttgtttttatgtttttattatttagatttaatattaaaaatatgaaattttataaatttcggtttgatcggtttaaaaccaaaccaaactgatatttatcggtttgattcggttcggttttctcttattaattggttcggttcgatttttaaaatttttaattttcggttttcagttttatcgattcggttcggttcggttcggaaccaaaccgaccgtttgcacacccctagctATCGTGCAGTGATTTGTCTTCGGATAGGGTTCGAAAAGCGTTGAACAATAACCTATGGGAACTACAACTTGATTACCTTGATCTTTATTTGAAATGGAAGGTGTTGGAGAGAAATGGAGAAGCTTGCTTTTATGGCTTTTGAATATTTTTTGGAGATGCTTTGGAGAAGCTTAGTAAATGTGGTAGAATTACAAGTTTGCCATGCCAGCAGATTTTTGAGCTACATTAGCAGTATTTTGAGGTAAATGAAGGAAAAATGTCTCTTGATAACGGtgcaaaattttataatattattttatcacAAAGGTgaattataaattttgaaatgaaaaaaatataaaattatatgatacttttatttttctttttaattattatgcatgctttaagatatatatatgtatatatatatatatatatgtatatatatatattggggcACAGTTTACGATGGAAGAATGTTAAAAGTGGTGGAGCTAGACCTTTAACTTTGGAGGGGCAAATTAATAttcatttatatttataaataagtcaattggatgtaaaatattaaatatttgcaTGATTTTGTAATTTTCTTAAAAGTGTTTGgtttaatttatgaaaatcaGCTTATGAGTTAATTTgagttaaattataaatattaataattttaaacagTTATATGCTTGGTTTAAAAGCTTGTATTTGATTGATAAATAGTTAAtttgtttaataaaaaataacttataaacgtatttattattaaaataactagaaagaatattaaatgacattttttatgaaattttgtaaattaaatgaggttgatatgataaaatatttaatcaaattaacttatatcaaaataaaaagttgttcccttagtttttttattttttggagGAGGCTTAtaagcaaatatatatatatatatatatatatacaaatatgtaaatttatttttagagagTTATAAGTTAAGACAAACACCTTCTAGTATCTCAGCCTTTCACATTAAGTACAATTATAACCAAATTCTAAGATTGATGtagagaaatttaaattttattcatcAAACTTATAATTATAGTAGTTAAATGTCCTAAATCTACAATTATAATAACCAAATGCCCTAAAAATTTTTTGTATTTGGGTAATTAAGCTattgattattttaaaaattatgatcaCATTAGTCAAAAGAATGAACTCAGCTCATTTAAATTTTAGGTAATAAAACTTAAATGTTAGGGTGTTCGGTTATTATAATTGTaagtttattaaataaaatttaaatttcttcaaattaattttagattttGGTTAAAATTACACCTAAAGTTTGGGATAATTATTGCAAAATTGATACGTTTAGATAAAATTGTTAAATTACATAAATGTTTGGTGTTTTATGTCCACCTGTCCTTATAGGTTAcaataaattttagaaaaaataaatgggatgaatttattaatttattttattaattacttaatttaactaaatattttttatttaaaatgaaaaatcatTTTAATTTCGTAATTTTTTTCGTCAATAtatgaaataaatttttatttgtatttataaGACAAAATATTTTCAATGTATATTAATCATAAAATTAAAGTAATCTAAAATCAAAATCTTAAGgtgatataatttatttaatatttaattgtgaatcaatatttttaatgtaaattattcatatattaaaaatattgattgcacatatatatttattataaaatttaaaatattaaattaggaAATTAatagtaaatatttaaataaaaaaatagagtCCAAGAAAATCATATATTTCtcatttgtaaatttaaaatattgaatTCGAGATAAATTCAGTATCTTAATTATTAATCCTTTTAATTATTAATCCTCActttctcaatttaatttttataattattattactatAAAAGTTTATATGgtagttattatttttttttttaatttttaaggttTGACTTGGATGtgaacaaaagaaataaatgtgaTTACAAAAGTCTCTGTATATAGAGAATAGAAGCAGTGATATAAACGGCAGGAGTGAGAATTAaggttcatatatatatatattctctaaTTGTCTCTCATTTCTCTATCCGTAGCTTTAGTTGGAGTATAATAATTTGACATTTATGGGGTTTAATGTCGACATTATTTCAACATGACATTAGAATTTCCAATTGTACACTCTTCAAAATAcaacacactctctctctctctctataaatCTATATTTATTTACGTCAACGGTATTTGATCATTAAATGAGATGAGTTCATAATTTCCTCatttttttactaaattaattatatagcCCTACTATCAATTCTTCATAATATCATTACCTTCATTATGTCACAAATAATAAATCTTTTTTGAATTTACTAATTTAGCCCTACCCATTTTAGTTAATTCTCTGTACACTTTTACTTAGTTTTCACATACCCTTTAAGTAATTTGGGAGAATCTTCTGTGTGAGGTTGAGAATTGTCACAGTGACACCatattttttcataattaattatgaattttcaaaatttaaaagtaGATGTTACAGACTACCAACTTTAGGAGTCCTCACTCTTCTACATAAGAAGCTAGGAAGATCCTACTTTGGCTCCATATACCTACATACCTACACCATGAGTAATTTCAATAGAAACTATCTCACAGTCTTTTGTTTTCTTCAGCTACTCCGTGCGTTTGTGATAGGAGATTGTAAGTGTGAAACTGAGAAAGAAGATCGTAATAAATATGAGgctcttaaaaataaaattgttgcaaTAGCTGAAATTTTGATTGATGGTGAAATAGGACTTTGCCTTTCAATTTTAGGAATTCATCCAAGCTTTACATCCAGACAAGAACATATTTTTCATAACGAAGGCCTTTGCAGCTGGTCTAATTGTCAATTGGGTtcattcatgtgcttccttagcTTTTGAAAGCATGATGCCACCATGCCTCAAAGAAAATCCAAAGGGAAATTTTCCTTTCACTGGTTTTGTGGCCATAGTTTTTGCAAGACCTTGATGATCGATGCTTTTGCGACTTCTTATCATGCCAAGTCTCAAACATACAATTGGAGATGGGGAGAAAACGACTAGTGGGTCACAAATTTAATTTAGAAGACTCAATTAAAATATACAATtcgtaaaaataatatatataaaataaatataaattgataAGAATTTTTTTACAAGTAAAATTGACtacttaaaaattaaatagaactattgtctattaaaaatataatgaatTTTAACATTAGGAATTATTGAACTTAGAATAAGGTGGATATGTTTATATGTTTGACATGGACACCTTTTTGCAAATGATATCTTCTAAATTCCTCCTGATCTCATTAGGATGATAAtctatgtttttttttattttttcccctAATCCAGGATTTGAAGGAATATCATCCAAATTAATTTCTAAATGAGCTTTTTTTTAAGAACATAGCAAATTTTCTCTTGCACTAGCTTCatttgtgatgccccttacccgtctactgtatagccgagcaagaagtgccacattcgatgctggagcaccctattttatttataatatctattgtaaacttttgatgtcattttaaacatgtattctatgtgtaaaaaatttttttatttttatatatcttatttttgtggagacccggaaAGAGCATCCTCTGTTTTATtaacatctggcgggttccactaatcacctgttaacaggtccatattcattttacacatttccatatcatattctcgtgtattatatcatttacaattatttatgagatctaaaaatgaagtatcatctattgcatgcaaatagaaattcatagataataaattacaagttttcatttcaatctcaaagtttaattacaagtccaaaatgaaacacatcatgattagacataatgaaccaaaatactagtctatacatgggccctaccaaaacacaaaagaccggtgaggttactctggacagtggcagaTCTAGTCAGAGCTCACAAGACACTCTTGGTGTTCTTGCTCTTTGGGCTTTGCGGTGATGgggtgatctccagtacctacgcaatggaaaaccaacacgctaagcataacgcttaatggtgcataatttataataacaataatttaacaattgaaataatatatgcaaatcataattctgggtcttttacatttttattactctttggaagcaattaacattatcgggatcttttatgattacttattgtattttaagtcttaattaatttttatcagtgcccaagaaacctataacaaattataaaagctggatgctcgggtgtatactggttagacagccatatatctatccagtatacgtctttcaggcacgaggccaactgttgggcacgagacccgctgtcaggcttgtaaagccaaaaataaagtaggcacaatggccagtaagtaggcatatagcctgtagaacaatcataccagacatatattgtcagttcatgattttctcggtaggcagtactactatctgtagtccctaattggtataccaatttatccaaactaaataaataagtctagataTATTATGGGCAATTaaccatttttaattaatttagcactattcactattactattttctagtactgctcattggtaccattaatttcatattaataggacattagtcctagtttacatattcatatcatttttaatattaaattttccttatgagtattttaattatcctatatagcatttttcccatgaacctttctttaggttcattttgatatgttatctttatctaggaatttgactaggttaggatgtctatttggtcacacttcataataaatgctcctctatgtttaaacttgaatttcagtttttgaatcactgaatttggggttatagaactcaagttatagttaaaataccataactggtcactttgcctctaagctgtccaaaatttacaattcctggtcaataaactttgaccagtcatttgatcattttatggtcatttttagacttaggttccttcacaagatatgttcctctatgtcttagggactcccaggtacaatttcatactttttcaagcttgatatagtgagttatagtcagtgtattaacctaGACTCTCAGTCCTacaagggcaataaccaacttcaggacagtatgtttgaccctctttttagggtctttacacttagaatttggcaaaggtgtctaaatcaatgttgtagccctaagtatcatgtttccattgatgaaattttaggtcatttggactagtatagagagagttatgaccaaatgaactgttcatttggtcattttctgggtttgcaGTTTTaatgactcaacttgtgctaacaatttgatttagttaaaagGAAaacttgaaggaatggaagcgtgaaaaacacaagtttataccattgaattcaaaaattttcatctagggtcacatgcatcatgcaagatttatttttatctatttgatttcaatgacaaacaacatattaaaactcttttaatatgttttttgatctgtatttgccatttaagattttaaaattaatcagattaattttagaaccctagattaaatcaagaactattacactaacctcttgatgcactgcagcgtgtctgcgcctttgacatttgtcttcaggacaccaaatgttgtccctctagtttgtccacaccaagaacacctatggcagcccttgaacagcttctaaagctttttctattaattaaaaattcaagttctaccttttaagagattagagatgtaaacaggacactagaaacaatttctagtgttcttaattcaagagattgatggctaatctctttgaattgatgagagatgaagaagaatagatggagagcctcaaaatggcgtgacaaaggagaggagtgactgctggttttttttcttttttataacaacacttatatagctaggttaacacattatacccttgccacatgtcaccttttgattagctctaggtttaagtgacccaatcacattgtgccaagtgtcaaacctatatttaatcttaatattaatcatcttacatgattaaaaacatttggcaagcttatatgtaatcccatgtgtcaccatctcatggtaccacgtgtcacactgtgaaatgaccaaaatgcccctgtgtcttaattttgagttcttaacccaaaataattatttttcttcttctaatcaatttatatcaaatataaattaattaattaatatctattaattaatttctcattaattaaattcatatttaaacactttaaatataaatttaacttatactatacatcaaataatctagatttggtttcaagtcatgctagggactttgcaatttatttgcaaaccaaacctatttaattaattaattaaactctttaattaattaattaaatcatatttaa
It encodes:
- the LOC131178406 gene encoding uncharacterized protein LOC131178406 — translated: MWDPSNEFEVGMIFPSREAVQKAAKEYHLLRHNEFCYEETKSRTYAIRCKDRKSNCKWRMRASRWEGSDIWKVTRYNGLHTCVNPSISQDHKQLDSRFIFDFILAIVREQPNVKISALQAEIKDKVGYMPSYRKTWKARHDAIVKIFGGWEESFTRLRQFMLALCKHSPNSAFLIEDDPLFVNNKLQLDYRVFNRMFWALKQTIEGFKHCRPIIFIASTFLYGKYKGCLFCAPALDDRHIGIKKAMQQDWWRPPDGHHRYYLRHILSNYNTKFKNTDMKEALRKAVNLKFGRVHLGRSTLSDFMKGHARVESFKRYAFHVPMS